In Rhodopirellula bahusiensis, a single window of DNA contains:
- a CDS encoding sugar phosphate isomerase/epimerase family protein, with protein MPNRRDFLAGTLAAASLASLPAQGLHAAETKSRWPICVFTKPLNSMSFDEMASSLAEAGFDGVEATVRKGGNVSPAEAAEKLPEMQQAMRKHGLEITLITTDIGGMDDPHRATVLQTAADLGISRFRMRYGKYDRKQPIAHQLEQWKQQFGSLADYCGKIGVQALYQNHAGENYLGASLWDLDRVLTDVSPDNLGVVYDIRHAQVEGGMSWPVTWRMIQPRVRMLYVKDFKWIDGRVANVPLGDGLVSQKFFDAVQASDLKCPISLHEEYLDHRDPALVPKHLEAMSTDLKTLQKRLGIES; from the coding sequence ATGCCCAACCGCCGTGACTTTCTCGCTGGCACACTCGCCGCTGCTTCGCTCGCATCGCTGCCTGCCCAAGGCTTGCATGCCGCCGAAACCAAAAGCCGATGGCCGATCTGCGTCTTCACCAAGCCATTGAATTCGATGTCTTTCGACGAGATGGCATCGTCGCTTGCCGAAGCGGGCTTCGATGGAGTGGAAGCCACCGTGCGAAAGGGCGGCAACGTGTCTCCCGCAGAAGCAGCCGAGAAACTGCCGGAAATGCAGCAAGCGATGCGGAAGCATGGTCTCGAGATCACGCTGATCACGACAGACATCGGCGGGATGGATGATCCGCACCGAGCGACCGTTCTGCAAACAGCAGCCGATCTGGGCATCTCCCGATTCCGCATGCGATACGGCAAGTACGACCGCAAGCAACCGATCGCACATCAGCTCGAACAATGGAAGCAACAGTTCGGAAGTCTCGCGGACTACTGCGGGAAGATCGGTGTTCAGGCCCTGTACCAAAACCATGCGGGCGAGAACTATCTTGGCGCGTCGCTGTGGGACTTGGATCGAGTCCTCACCGACGTCTCGCCTGACAACCTCGGCGTGGTCTACGACATTCGCCACGCCCAGGTCGAAGGCGGCATGAGCTGGCCGGTGACCTGGCGAATGATCCAGCCCCGCGTTCGGATGCTGTACGTCAAAGATTTTAAATGGATCGACGGACGGGTTGCGAATGTGCCGCTCGGCGATGGCCTGGTCAGCCAGAAGTTCTTCGACGCCGTCCAAGCCAGCGACTTGAAGTGTCCGATTTCTTTGCACGAAGAGTACCTCGACCACCGTGATCCAGCGCTCGTGCCAAAGCATTTGGAAGCGATGAGCACCGATTTGAAGACACTGCAAAAGCGACTCGGGATTGAGTCGTAG
- a CDS encoding serine/threonine protein kinase: protein MGLLDSIMGAFSKGGGSLKRIDVEQRFERSRTAATGTMSNFFVAYDLERKENVGVKILDPEKYELFESRFKGLNKPSEGEIAMQMKHPLIVKTFEHGITAKNQRILVMEYIAGVGIQDVIVRKKREVIDGKEMLLMREMAESLAYVHEQGFIHRDVCPRNFICTPPEEGEETVSGVRLIDFGLTVPATPPFMAPGNRTGTPLYMCPEIVRRRATDQRVDVFSLGVTFYCLLTFKHPWQGEIVSGRAALQHDTETATPILERREDIHPKVARVIMRMIEPNVDDRLPSIKEFLSQTRGLDSAFAS from the coding sequence ATGGGCTTGCTCGACTCGATCATGGGCGCGTTCTCGAAAGGCGGCGGTTCGCTGAAGAGAATCGATGTCGAACAACGATTCGAGCGATCACGAACAGCCGCGACGGGAACGATGAGCAACTTCTTCGTTGCTTACGACCTGGAACGCAAGGAGAACGTCGGGGTCAAAATCCTCGATCCAGAAAAGTACGAACTGTTCGAAAGTCGCTTCAAAGGTTTGAACAAACCTTCCGAAGGCGAAATCGCGATGCAGATGAAGCATCCACTGATCGTGAAAACCTTCGAACACGGCATCACCGCGAAGAACCAACGCATCTTGGTGATGGAATACATCGCCGGCGTTGGCATCCAAGATGTGATCGTTCGTAAGAAACGAGAAGTCATCGACGGCAAAGAGATGCTGCTGATGCGCGAGATGGCGGAGTCACTGGCGTACGTGCACGAACAAGGCTTCATCCACCGCGACGTCTGTCCGCGCAACTTCATTTGCACGCCTCCGGAAGAAGGCGAGGAGACCGTCTCGGGCGTGCGGTTGATTGACTTTGGATTGACCGTTCCGGCGACACCGCCGTTCATGGCACCCGGCAATCGAACAGGAACGCCGCTTTATATGTGCCCCGAGATCGTTCGCCGGCGCGCGACCGATCAACGTGTGGATGTGTTTTCACTTGGCGTGACGTTTTACTGTCTGCTGACATTCAAACACCCATGGCAAGGCGAGATCGTCAGCGGTCGAGCCGCTCTGCAACACGACACCGAGACCGCCACGCCGATCTTGGAACGTCGCGAGGACATCCATCCCAAGGTTGCTCGAGTCATCATGCGAATGATCGAACCCAATGTCGACGATCGATTGCCATCGATCAAAGAGTTCTTGTCCCAAACTCGCGGCCTCGACTCCGCCTTCGCCAGCTAG
- the accD gene encoding acetyl-CoA carboxylase, carboxyltransferase subunit beta, which yields MEMETAVENPAVEKNGQASPSSTSTATDATPSSNTPNRPAPNTAGNRKRGVPEGVWRKCDSCGASLFYKEVQQRLNVCPQCDHHFYVSAWERVAQVLDDGTFEPMNEHLRPTDPLEFRDRRPYAERLVGEQKRTGLTDAVLTGTGMIRARRVAFAVTDSAFIMGSMGSVVGERLTRLIERATEQNLALIIISASGGGARMHEGILSLMQMAKVSAALSRYHAAGGLFISVLTNPTMGGVAASFASLGDLVFAEPKALIGFAGPRTIKATIGIELPEGFQTSEFLLEHGYIDRIVHRKSLKTEIATAIDYCGK from the coding sequence GTGGAAATGGAAACCGCAGTGGAAAACCCCGCAGTGGAAAAAAACGGGCAAGCGTCCCCTTCATCAACGTCGACCGCAACCGACGCCACACCATCCTCCAACACCCCCAACCGACCCGCGCCAAACACGGCCGGCAATCGGAAACGAGGTGTGCCTGAGGGCGTGTGGCGGAAGTGCGATTCGTGTGGCGCTTCGCTGTTCTACAAAGAAGTTCAGCAGCGTCTGAACGTTTGCCCGCAGTGCGACCACCACTTCTACGTGAGTGCGTGGGAACGCGTGGCTCAGGTGCTCGATGACGGCACGTTCGAACCGATGAACGAACATCTTCGGCCGACCGACCCGTTGGAGTTCCGCGATCGTCGCCCCTATGCCGAACGATTGGTCGGCGAACAGAAACGCACCGGCCTGACCGATGCTGTTTTGACCGGCACCGGCATGATCCGCGCTCGCCGAGTCGCTTTCGCGGTGACCGACAGCGCCTTCATCATGGGCAGCATGGGATCCGTCGTTGGCGAACGCCTGACGCGATTGATCGAGCGTGCCACCGAACAAAACCTGGCGTTGATCATCATCAGCGCTTCCGGTGGTGGTGCTCGAATGCACGAGGGCATCCTGTCGCTGATGCAAATGGCCAAGGTCTCCGCTGCTCTCTCGCGTTATCACGCGGCGGGCGGTTTGTTCATCAGCGTTCTGACGAACCCAACGATGGGCGGTGTCGCTGCCAGCTTCGCATCCCTCGGCGACTTGGTCTTTGCTGAACCCAAGGCCCTGATCGGATTTGCTGGGCCTCGAACAATCAAGGCGACCATCGGCATCGAACTCCCCGAGGGATTCCAAACCAGTGAGTTTTTGCTGGAACATGGATACATCGATCGCATCGTTCATCGCAAATCCCTGAAGACGGAAATCGCGACCGCCATCGACTATTGCGGGAAGTAA
- the ilvB gene encoding biosynthetic-type acetolactate synthase large subunit, with protein MSTASSSSNASAAKGDQQPMNGADVLVKSLVDHGVEVLFAYPGGCSMPMHQALTRYGDSIRTILPRHEQGGAFAAQGYSRSTGKIGVVMATSGPGATNLVTAIADAKLDSIPMLCITGQVPTGSIGTDAFQETPMVEICRGITKHHYLVTDLADLPRVMKEAFHIATSGRPGPVLVDMPKDVQLGDFPIDMDPEMDLPGYSPEPAKVASETIKQMAAAIKLARRPVIYAGGGIISGEASEELRELIKTTGIPTVTTIMGLGSVSPDDPRSLDWLGMHGAAYANYAVRDCDLLIALGVRFDDRVTGKVEAFAKDAKIIHVDIDSSELNKNKQAHIPVRGDVKDVLGQLNKIVQAPEIESWQKTCTDLKAKYPLKYDNSFDGILQQHAIATLSKITADRETYVSVGVGQHQMWAAQFFKFRQPRTWMSSSGLGTMGFGLPAAMGVQAAHPDALVIDIDGDGSFQMNIQELATCFCEKLPVKVLLLNNQHLGMVVQWEDRFMDRNRAHTYLGPIDHEEAKGKSTADRFEYASDRYPNFVQIAKGYGCGAATVKKKADLEGALQEMIDHDGPFLLDVEVPYQEHVLPMIPGGMTVDDMLLD; from the coding sequence ATGAGTACCGCTTCGAGCTCTTCCAACGCCAGCGCCGCGAAAGGCGATCAGCAACCGATGAATGGAGCCGATGTACTCGTCAAATCGTTGGTCGATCACGGCGTCGAAGTCTTGTTCGCCTACCCTGGCGGATGCAGCATGCCGATGCACCAAGCCCTGACCCGGTACGGGGATTCGATTCGCACGATTTTGCCCCGCCACGAGCAAGGCGGTGCCTTCGCCGCACAGGGTTACTCACGCAGCACCGGCAAAATCGGTGTGGTAATGGCCACCAGCGGCCCCGGCGCCACCAACTTGGTGACCGCGATCGCTGACGCGAAACTCGACAGCATTCCAATGCTATGCATCACCGGCCAAGTGCCCACGGGATCGATCGGAACCGACGCGTTCCAAGAAACCCCGATGGTTGAAATCTGTCGCGGCATTACAAAACACCACTATCTCGTGACCGACTTGGCCGATTTGCCTCGCGTCATGAAGGAAGCCTTCCACATTGCCACCAGCGGCCGTCCCGGTCCTGTTCTGGTTGACATGCCCAAAGACGTTCAATTGGGCGATTTCCCCATCGACATGGATCCTGAAATGGATCTGCCGGGCTACAGCCCCGAACCAGCCAAGGTCGCCAGCGAAACGATCAAGCAGATGGCCGCTGCCATCAAGCTGGCTCGTCGCCCCGTGATCTACGCCGGTGGCGGAATCATCTCGGGTGAAGCCAGCGAAGAACTTCGCGAGCTGATCAAGACAACGGGCATTCCAACGGTCACAACCATCATGGGACTGGGCTCCGTTTCGCCCGATGACCCTCGTTCGTTGGATTGGTTGGGCATGCACGGTGCCGCTTACGCCAACTACGCCGTTCGCGATTGTGATTTGCTGATCGCATTGGGCGTGCGTTTCGATGACCGCGTGACCGGCAAAGTGGAAGCGTTCGCAAAAGACGCGAAGATCATCCACGTCGACATCGACTCGTCGGAACTGAACAAGAACAAACAAGCTCACATCCCAGTTCGCGGCGACGTGAAGGATGTGTTGGGCCAACTGAACAAAATCGTTCAGGCACCGGAAATCGAATCGTGGCAGAAGACCTGCACTGATTTGAAAGCCAAGTACCCGTTGAAGTACGACAACTCGTTCGACGGAATTTTGCAACAGCACGCAATCGCGACGCTCAGCAAAATCACCGCCGACCGCGAAACTTACGTCAGTGTCGGTGTGGGCCAACACCAAATGTGGGCGGCTCAGTTCTTCAAGTTCCGCCAGCCTCGGACTTGGATGAGCAGCTCCGGACTCGGAACGATGGGCTTTGGTTTGCCGGCCGCCATGGGCGTGCAAGCGGCTCATCCGGATGCATTGGTCATCGACATCGATGGCGACGGCAGCTTCCAGATGAACATCCAAGAACTCGCCACGTGCTTCTGCGAAAAACTGCCTGTAAAGGTTCTTCTGTTGAACAACCAACACTTGGGAATGGTGGTTCAGTGGGAAGACCGGTTCATGGACCGCAACCGCGCTCACACTTACCTTGGGCCGATCGATCACGAAGAAGCCAAGGGCAAGAGCACCGCGGATCGCTTCGAATACGCCAGCGACCGCTACCCGAACTTTGTGCAAATCGCAAAGGGCTACGGATGCGGTGCCGCCACGGTCAAAAAGAAAGCGGACCTCGAAGGTGCGTTGCAAGAAATGATTGACCACGATGGTCCTTTCTTGCTGGACGTCGAAGTGCCCTACCAAGAACACGTGTTGCCAATGATCCCCGGTGGAATGACCGTGGACGACATGCTCTTGGACTGA
- a CDS encoding fluoride efflux transporter FluC, protein MTFVSDLFAIALGGSIGAVVRYVIALAVVSAPLSGWLTLHGCVGTTLANLLGCFALGGLFQFSQALVASEWGATGWAASLAHPRMLLAVRIGFLGSLTTFSTLIGETAVFASQGRILASSLLLGINVIAGWCLFWAAAAVVRNWTS, encoded by the coding sequence ATGACCTTTGTTTCAGACCTTTTCGCGATCGCCCTTGGCGGCTCCATTGGGGCCGTTGTTCGCTACGTGATCGCATTAGCGGTCGTTTCGGCTCCGTTAAGCGGATGGCTGACGTTGCACGGCTGTGTCGGCACGACGCTTGCAAACTTGCTGGGCTGTTTCGCCTTGGGAGGACTATTCCAATTCTCCCAAGCCCTGGTGGCCTCCGAATGGGGCGCGACGGGCTGGGCAGCGTCATTGGCACACCCGCGAATGCTGCTGGCCGTGCGAATTGGCTTTTTGGGTAGTTTGACTACGTTCAGCACGCTGATCGGCGAAACCGCCGTGTTTGCATCGCAAGGCCGAATTCTGGCCAGTTCCCTGTTGCTGGGGATCAATGTCATCGCCGGTTGGTGCCTCTTTTGGGCCGCTGCGGCGGTCGTTCGGAATTGGACTTCATGA
- a CDS encoding WD40/YVTN/BNR-like repeat-containing protein — MIASVVSLPAGNWALRLLPLLAALLAGWMSTPASGQTMPGFYRAFGNTGTTRSRHVASTSEKFDLPATYVSASQFADDASLHAVSVSPDGMILVAVGDWGVIVRSEDAGKTWRNFASGVDAALCDVRFLNETRVVAVGGGYEPVTGLSRGVALASDDAGRTWHRVDSLETTKLHRMAIRNGFDAEPLPAGSIEAVGDDAEASRGNRFHSFDGGLTWLEDSAQSTESRTKLRDWLRQDVLVQASESARQTKGEGWRVRVGSHGLIERSTDDGQTWNPVRGAGRGAAIVFVVASEQSVPWALIGREALEMNRRVVVVMDSAEPADSDTVRKLGRLRHAAMRLGVGKTEWCSSQTSQRQPSADLLLEHQPAVVVLDSTLPASTRDAWVSATLDDSNFPLTASSIRKQPRRVYTSELQSDAAGNSSRSVALRSEALLSGRAVLAGDLALDAMMVVTPAMALPDSVVVSPVPGTSTELRRDLSLTGGLVLASGQQVGSGATDSASRRRLQIATARMSQLSRLNDLLRDPGLRPKELIDNLEILLPRTASEDRTRLLYWLWTQTRAAAQHASSTKNVMHAESLVACENILLRTIVDAAPVDSARRWADCLLQARQESFERSLVSMSQSQPEWLASNSNGSRTRWSGSGSFSHEAVSNAAGESSVADQQSSVQPGAHWQAQSLSPFAVKPVAYESSVKSSSSLGSGAAAGGLDGSLPKLSPMSQRTNWEYHPVVMAARRISGVGEAELDDDSTSASASPKRKLTALPNVESRPRLDCELDDACWSDLRWQRTDDLMFACVSDNEYLYVAVVDSGTPSGSHAGDTRPKALELWIDGDGDLMSSFRFWCDSRGNRGATVDGSARWQPNWYAALSGWGQTESSEDGAAGQTPSRGPRVLAEIAIPLTEILPRPESWSRFADQFADQFAVRVRSSPSVVSDSGRSTSDKWTNGDIGRLASDFQAMPDPQHWRFYPMPRK, encoded by the coding sequence ATGATCGCTTCTGTCGTTTCTCTTCCCGCCGGAAATTGGGCCCTGCGGTTGTTGCCGCTGCTGGCCGCTTTGTTGGCTGGATGGATGTCCACTCCCGCCAGCGGGCAAACCATGCCCGGTTTCTACCGAGCGTTCGGCAACACCGGTACGACTCGCAGTCGTCACGTGGCCTCAACTTCGGAAAAATTCGATCTGCCGGCGACCTATGTGTCCGCATCGCAGTTCGCCGACGACGCGTCGCTGCATGCGGTTTCCGTTTCACCGGATGGAATGATTCTGGTCGCGGTCGGTGACTGGGGCGTGATCGTCCGCAGTGAAGACGCGGGGAAAACGTGGCGCAACTTTGCATCCGGAGTCGACGCGGCTCTGTGCGATGTTCGCTTTTTGAACGAGACCCGCGTGGTCGCGGTCGGCGGCGGCTACGAACCTGTCACCGGATTGAGTCGCGGTGTTGCCCTCGCCAGCGACGATGCGGGCCGAACTTGGCACCGAGTGGATTCGTTGGAAACGACCAAACTGCATCGGATGGCGATTCGAAACGGTTTTGATGCTGAGCCGTTGCCTGCCGGATCGATCGAGGCGGTCGGTGACGACGCAGAGGCTTCCAGGGGAAATCGTTTTCACTCGTTCGATGGCGGACTGACTTGGTTGGAGGACTCGGCGCAGTCGACCGAGTCGCGAACCAAGTTACGGGATTGGTTGAGGCAAGATGTCTTGGTTCAAGCCAGCGAGTCGGCTCGGCAAACCAAAGGCGAAGGATGGCGCGTCCGTGTGGGATCGCATGGGCTGATTGAACGTTCCACCGACGATGGCCAAACGTGGAACCCGGTGCGCGGTGCCGGACGAGGTGCCGCGATCGTTTTCGTGGTTGCATCGGAGCAGTCAGTGCCGTGGGCATTGATCGGCCGCGAAGCTTTGGAAATGAATCGACGTGTTGTCGTGGTGATGGATTCGGCCGAGCCCGCCGATTCAGACACGGTTCGCAAGCTCGGTCGACTTCGGCACGCGGCGATGCGACTGGGCGTTGGCAAGACCGAATGGTGCAGCAGCCAAACATCGCAGCGACAACCTTCTGCCGATCTGCTGCTTGAGCACCAACCCGCGGTCGTTGTGTTGGACTCGACCTTGCCAGCATCGACGCGGGACGCTTGGGTGAGTGCGACACTGGACGATTCCAATTTTCCGCTGACTGCTTCCTCGATACGCAAACAACCTCGGCGTGTTTACACCAGCGAGTTGCAATCCGATGCTGCCGGCAATTCGTCCCGCAGCGTTGCTCTTCGAAGCGAAGCGTTGTTGTCGGGCCGAGCTGTGTTGGCGGGTGACTTGGCGTTGGACGCGATGATGGTGGTGACTCCCGCAATGGCATTGCCTGACAGCGTGGTTGTGTCGCCAGTTCCGGGGACGTCGACCGAGCTTCGGCGAGATTTGTCTCTCACCGGTGGATTGGTTTTGGCATCGGGGCAACAAGTCGGATCCGGGGCAACCGACAGTGCTTCGCGAAGACGATTGCAAATCGCAACGGCGAGAATGAGCCAGCTTTCACGACTCAACGACTTGCTTCGTGATCCGGGGCTTCGACCAAAAGAACTCATCGACAATCTAGAAATCTTGCTGCCTCGCACCGCGTCGGAAGATCGGACTCGGTTGCTGTATTGGTTGTGGACGCAAACGCGGGCCGCGGCTCAGCACGCCAGTTCGACAAAGAATGTGATGCACGCGGAATCGTTGGTCGCTTGCGAAAACATTCTGCTGAGAACAATCGTTGATGCCGCGCCGGTGGATTCGGCTCGACGTTGGGCGGACTGCCTGTTGCAAGCTCGTCAAGAAAGCTTTGAGCGTTCCTTGGTTTCGATGTCACAGAGCCAACCCGAATGGCTGGCGTCCAATTCCAACGGTTCGCGGACACGTTGGAGCGGAAGTGGATCCTTCAGCCATGAAGCAGTCAGCAATGCGGCTGGTGAATCTTCGGTGGCTGACCAGCAAAGCTCGGTTCAGCCGGGTGCCCATTGGCAAGCTCAATCGTTGTCACCGTTTGCTGTGAAGCCGGTTGCGTACGAGTCGTCCGTGAAGTCATCCTCGTCGCTGGGTTCCGGGGCGGCGGCGGGAGGGCTCGATGGTTCTTTGCCGAAATTATCGCCGATGAGCCAGCGAACCAATTGGGAATACCATCCCGTCGTGATGGCGGCTCGTCGCATATCGGGTGTCGGCGAAGCAGAGTTGGATGATGATTCGACCTCCGCATCAGCCTCACCCAAACGAAAGCTGACCGCACTGCCGAACGTGGAGTCTCGACCGAGATTGGATTGCGAGCTCGATGATGCTTGCTGGAGCGATCTGCGTTGGCAACGCACCGATGATCTCATGTTCGCTTGTGTCAGCGACAATGAATACTTGTACGTCGCGGTTGTCGATTCCGGGACGCCGTCTGGTTCGCACGCAGGTGATACTCGTCCAAAAGCGTTGGAGTTATGGATCGACGGCGACGGTGACTTGATGTCATCGTTCCGTTTCTGGTGTGACTCGCGAGGGAACCGGGGGGCAACCGTCGATGGTTCGGCTCGTTGGCAACCAAACTGGTATGCGGCACTGAGTGGATGGGGTCAGACCGAATCGAGCGAAGACGGAGCGGCAGGGCAGACGCCCAGTCGTGGTCCTCGAGTGCTTGCCGAGATCGCGATCCCGCTCACAGAGATTTTGCCGCGTCCCGAGTCTTGGTCTCGGTTCGCTGACCAATTCGCTGACCAATTCGCGGTCCGCGTGCGTTCCTCGCCGTCCGTGGTTTCGGACTCAGGGCGATCCACCAGCGACAAATGGACCAACGGTGATATCGGACGGCTGGCCTCTGATTTTCAAGCGATGCCCGATCCGCAACACTGGCGGTTCTATCCCATGCCTCGCAAGTGA
- the tkt gene encoding transketolase, which produces MPMTATTTDNQTLAIDTIRCLSMDAVQTANSGHPGTPMALAPIAYQLFQNTMNYDPAKPHWPGRDRFVLSCGHASMLLYSTLHLIGVQATDRYGKPTGGESISLEDIKNFRQIGSVCAGHPEFAEAAGIETTTGPLGAGVSNSVGMAMAEKWLAANYNTDDLTLFNYNTYAICSDGDLMEGIATEAASVAGHLKLDNLCWLYDDNNITIEGDTELAFSEDMGKKFEGLGWNVLHVDDANDIDALGKAIAKFQACGDKPTLIVVKSIIGYGAPNKQNTHGAHGAPLGWDEVALAKKSYGLPEDEKFYVPEGVKEHFAEGVGKRGATASSQWEDVWTKYQAAEPAKAAELTSMFAGELPEGWDKDIPVFEADAKGDATRNSSGKVLNAIAKNVPFMIGGSADLAPSNKSDLKFEGAGEFLPRQYKGRNLHFGIREHAMAGIANGLCLSGLRGYAATFFVFTDYMRGGMRLSSIMHQPTMYILTHDSIGVGEDGPTHQPIEHLTACRAIPGLNVFRPGDSNEVAECYRTAMGINDHPSAFVLSRQNMPTLDRSKYAAASGCARGGYILSDCEGTPDVILMGSGSELYMAVDAAEVLTAQGKKVRVVSMPCMDIFAQQDASYINEVLPAEVTNRVAIEAGIQMSWDRWIGSQGKFVGMHSFGASGPFDAVYEHFGINSDAVVKAALS; this is translated from the coding sequence GTGCCGATGACTGCCACCACCACTGACAATCAAACCCTCGCCATCGACACCATCCGCTGCCTCAGCATGGATGCCGTTCAAACCGCCAACAGTGGTCACCCCGGCACGCCGATGGCGTTGGCCCCCATCGCGTATCAATTGTTCCAAAACACAATGAATTACGACCCCGCCAAGCCACACTGGCCGGGCCGGGATCGATTTGTGTTGTCATGCGGTCACGCCAGCATGCTGCTCTATAGCACGCTGCACCTGATCGGCGTCCAAGCGACTGACCGGTACGGCAAACCGACCGGTGGTGAATCGATCTCGCTGGAAGACATCAAGAATTTCCGTCAAATCGGCAGCGTTTGTGCCGGGCACCCCGAATTTGCCGAAGCCGCCGGAATCGAAACCACGACCGGGCCTCTCGGTGCCGGCGTCAGCAACAGCGTCGGAATGGCGATGGCCGAAAAGTGGTTGGCCGCCAACTACAACACCGACGACCTGACGCTGTTCAACTACAACACCTACGCCATCTGCAGCGACGGCGACTTGATGGAAGGCATCGCGACCGAAGCTGCCTCTGTCGCCGGTCACTTGAAACTTGACAACCTATGCTGGTTGTACGACGACAACAACATCACCATCGAAGGTGACACCGAGCTTGCCTTCAGCGAAGACATGGGCAAGAAATTCGAAGGCCTCGGATGGAACGTCCTGCACGTCGACGATGCCAACGACATCGATGCTCTTGGCAAAGCGATCGCGAAATTCCAAGCGTGCGGTGACAAGCCCACTTTGATCGTTGTGAAGTCGATCATTGGCTACGGTGCACCCAACAAGCAAAACACGCACGGCGCACACGGTGCACCACTGGGTTGGGACGAAGTTGCCCTGGCCAAGAAGTCCTACGGTTTGCCCGAAGACGAAAAATTCTACGTTCCCGAAGGCGTCAAAGAACACTTCGCCGAAGGCGTTGGCAAACGTGGTGCGACCGCATCGAGCCAGTGGGAAGATGTTTGGACCAAGTACCAAGCAGCAGAACCAGCCAAGGCGGCCGAGCTGACTTCCATGTTCGCTGGCGAATTGCCCGAAGGTTGGGACAAAGACATCCCCGTCTTCGAAGCAGACGCGAAGGGCGACGCGACTCGGAACAGCAGCGGCAAAGTTCTCAACGCGATCGCCAAGAACGTTCCCTTCATGATCGGCGGAAGTGCTGACTTGGCACCGTCGAACAAGTCGGATTTGAAGTTCGAAGGTGCCGGCGAATTCCTGCCTCGCCAGTACAAGGGCCGCAACCTGCACTTCGGGATTCGTGAGCACGCGATGGCCGGAATCGCCAACGGTTTGTGCTTGTCCGGTTTGCGTGGATACGCCGCGACCTTCTTCGTCTTCACCGATTACATGCGTGGTGGAATGCGGTTGTCCAGCATCATGCATCAACCAACCATGTACATCCTGACGCACGATTCAATCGGCGTTGGCGAAGACGGACCAACCCACCAACCGATCGAGCACCTGACCGCTTGTCGTGCGATTCCCGGGTTGAATGTCTTCCGCCCCGGTGATTCCAACGAAGTCGCCGAGTGCTATCGCACTGCGATGGGAATCAACGATCACCCAAGTGCATTCGTTCTGTCGCGTCAAAACATGCCTACCCTGGACCGCAGCAAGTACGCCGCGGCATCGGGATGTGCTCGCGGTGGTTACATCCTCAGCGACTGCGAAGGCACGCCGGACGTGATTCTGATGGGCAGCGGCAGCGAGCTGTACATGGCCGTCGACGCGGCGGAAGTGTTGACCGCTCAAGGCAAAAAGGTTCGCGTGGTCAGCATGCCTTGCATGGACATCTTCGCTCAACAAGACGCCTCGTACATCAACGAAGTCTTGCCAGCCGAAGTCACCAACCGCGTTGCAATCGAAGCCGGTATCCAAATGAGCTGGGATCGCTGGATCGGTTCGCAGGGCAAGTTCGTCGGCATGCACTCGTTCGGTGCCAGTGGCCCATTCGATGCCGTCTACGAGCACTTCGGCATCAACTCCGACGCGGTTGTCAAAGCCGCTCTTTCCTGA